Genomic segment of Leptospira perdikensis:
CGGAAAAAGAAAAAAAGATCTTAGAATCAGAGCGATTACTCAGCACAGACATCAATACTCTATTTAAAAATCTAGCGAAACTCATTCATCCAGATAAAGAGCAGGATCCCGTTTTAAGGGAAAAAAAATCCAAACTGATGACAAAACTTTCCGGTGCGAGAGACAATATGAACATTGCAGAAATTTTGGAAATTAAGTTACAAGTAGACGAACTTCTCCCTGACCAACAAACAGATGTTTCTTTTCATGATACTTCCATCAAACGATTTGTGGGGATCATCAAATCAAAAATACGAGAACTCGAAGATTCAATTCGCCAGAGATTTTTTTCTCATCCACTTATGGCAGATTTTTCAGAAAGAAAAATCACCAAAGAATCTCTCACTGCTTATTTGAAACGAGTGAAAAATGACAATCAAATGGTAACCAAAGCTTTTGAAGAAGAAGTCGAACAACTGTCGAAAGAACCAAAATATATTAAAGAAATGATACGTGAATTACAAAGTTTGGGAGTTCAATTTTAGTGAAAAGTTTTTTGAACAAAAAGAACTTTGGCCTTGGTAAAAATGGCAAAAAGTTCGATGACACCTATTGGTCGGATATCTACGGGAATGGATTGGATGTAGATGGATCTTATAATGCGAAACAACATGCTGAATATTTAAGAGCACTCTTTCAATTAATGGAAATCCCAGTTTATAAAATGGCAGATTTTGGGTTTGGAAAGGCGATTCTACTCCGAGAGATGGTAAAAACTTTTTCTCCAGTAAAGGTGTATGCAGTGGATGCATCCAAAGAAGCCTTTGAAGATCTCAAAAAAAAAGATTGGGTCAAACGTTCAGACAAATTCCATTTATACAATGAATCCTTAGAGACTTTCAAACTTTCTAAATTGGAGAAAGATCCTGTGGAACTTGGGATTTGTAATTCAGTTATCCAATACCTTCCGGATTCCATGATTCCTGGTGTTTTGGAAAAGATGGCAAAATATTGTAATTATTTGTATTTTACTGTGCCAACAAACGAAGACTATGCGGTGATGAAAGACGAGATGTCTTTTCACGATCCATATGCCTTTTCCAGATCCAAAAAAAAATACCAAAAGTGGATCTCTAGGGATTTCGAAATCGTAGGGTATAATCTTTTACAAAGTAAATGGTTAGGTGAAAAAGGGTTTAAGGAAGATTTCTTTCGGATATAGTTTGGGGCAAATTACACTTTTGGTTTTGTACTTCTACCCAGATTTGATGATTTGGGTTTGAAGAAAATAGTGTGGAAAACAAACCTTTGTAAATGACGGATTTTTTCTCTTATCTATCGATTGAGTTTCAAATTTTCTCAGTATTTGGTTACTCTATTAGTTTGATTGAATTTCTAGGAACAAGTTCGGGTCTTGTCTGCGTTTATTTGGCCTCTAGAAATCATATTCTTACTTGGCCCATCGGGATTTTTAATTCGATTTGTTTTTTCTTTTTATTCTTCCAGATCCAATTGTATTCGGATATGTTATTACAAATTTATTTTTTTGGATCTAGTATTTACGGATGGTGGATCTGGCACAAAAGGACAGGAGCTTATGTCCAAATCCAGTCTCTTGGTAAAACGAAAAACATTTTACTTCTGTTCTCTATTATTTTGGGAACATATGCATTAGGTGAGACCACTAGCCGGTTGCCTTTTTGGTTACCAAAAATTTTTGAGAAACCACCGGTGTTTTTGTATTGGGATGCTTTTACTACTGTGGCAAGTATCATCGCTAATTTTTTGTTAGCTCAAAGAAAATTAGAGTCTTGGTTTTTATGGGTTCTAGTAGATGTAGTTTGTATTGGATTGTACTCTTTGAAAGAGATTCCCTTTGTTACCGCAGAATACATAGTATTTTTACTCATTGCGTTCTACGGTTGTTTTCATTGGTACAAAGAATACAAACTAAATCAAACCACTTGATAAGTTATGGACAAATAGTCCGAATTTACATTCTACGATTTGTTGGTCGTAAATACCAAGAAACCACAGTGAGTGCTAAAAGAAGTACGGAAGGGAAAATTTCTCCAATTGGGTGGCCACAGACAATGTGAGAAATGGCCGCTCCAGACATCGCAAAGAAAAATCCTGCATAAGCCCATTCTTTTAACAAAACAAATTTTGGAACAAGAACTGCGACTACACCGAGTAATTTCCAAATCCCAAGTAAGGTTAGAAAGTAAGTAGGATAACCTAATTGGTTTATCTTTTCTACTTCTTCGGGCAGTTTCATTAGTTGTACAATGGCAGTGGAGACCATTCCAAGGGACAACCAAAGGGTAAAAAACCAATAAGCTATTTTTTTTGTTTTTTCTGACATCTAATTTCTCCTAAATTGAAATATAATCCTGTTTGTTGTGTTTTGTTATATGAGTTGAACAACTAAAACTTTCCCGTAAATTAGGGATCAGTTTAATCGTTCAAACCTTTGCCTTTTAAAATATTGGAAACTTGTTTATCGATTCTTTCTTCTCTTGTTTCCGATCGTTTAGCTCCTGAGAAGTGGAGTAAATATCCTCTTTGCCTGCCAGGGGTTAAACCCGAAAAAGCAGTTTGAAGGTTGGGGTTGTTTTCTAAACGTCTTAAAAACTCTTCCGGGACCTCATACTCTGAGGTTTTTTTTAGAACTACTTTTTTACCTGATTGTTCAATCTGTACGGCTTCTTTTATCAATGATTTGATGGTCGATTTTAGTTTTGTGATTTCAGAAGTGTTCTGGAAGCGGATTTGTCTGGCTGATTGTACATTTTTGCTTTGTTGAATCAGAATTTTTTTTGGGTCTTTTAATAAGGCACCTTTGAAAAATAAAATGGCACAGTATTCTTTGAATCCATGTAATAAGAATATGTTTTGCCCTTTGTCAGTATAACAAGGTTGCCCCCATTTGATTTCTTCTACTAGTTTACTTTCGATGGCAATAGAACGTAAAATCTCAAATTCTTTTTTCCATGTTTTGGTTCCTTTGAAAAAGGAATCAGCACTATAGGTATTGTTTTTTTTTATTTTTTGATCCATGTTATTAATTTGATTT
This window contains:
- a CDS encoding class I SAM-dependent methyltransferase, with translation MKSFLNKKNFGLGKNGKKFDDTYWSDIYGNGLDVDGSYNAKQHAEYLRALFQLMEIPVYKMADFGFGKAILLREMVKTFSPVKVYAVDASKEAFEDLKKKDWVKRSDKFHLYNESLETFKLSKLEKDPVELGICNSVIQYLPDSMIPGVLEKMAKYCNYLYFTVPTNEDYAVMKDEMSFHDPYAFSRSKKKYQKWISRDFEIVGYNLLQSKWLGEKGFKEDFFRI
- a CDS encoding DoxX family protein, whose amino-acid sequence is MSEKTKKIAYWFFTLWLSLGMVSTAIVQLMKLPEEVEKINQLGYPTYFLTLLGIWKLLGVVAVLVPKFVLLKEWAYAGFFFAMSGAAISHIVCGHPIGEIFPSVLLLALTVVSWYLRPTNRRM
- a CDS encoding YdeI/OmpD-associated family protein, producing MDQKIKKNNTYSADSFFKGTKTWKKEFEILRSIAIESKLVEEIKWGQPCYTDKGQNIFLLHGFKEYCAILFFKGALLKDPKKILIQQSKNVQSARQIRFQNTSEITKLKSTIKSLIKEAVQIEQSGKKVVLKKTSEYEVPEEFLRRLENNPNLQTAFSGLTPGRQRGYLLHFSGAKRSETREERIDKQVSNILKGKGLND
- the pnuC gene encoding nicotinamide riboside transporter PnuC; the protein is MTDFFSYLSIEFQIFSVFGYSISLIEFLGTSSGLVCVYLASRNHILTWPIGIFNSICFFFLFFQIQLYSDMLLQIYFFGSSIYGWWIWHKRTGAYVQIQSLGKTKNILLLFSIILGTYALGETTSRLPFWLPKIFEKPPVFLYWDAFTTVASIIANFLLAQRKLESWFLWVLVDVVCIGLYSLKEIPFVTAEYIVFLLIAFYGCFHWYKEYKLNQTT